One part of the Anopheles coustani chromosome 2, idAnoCousDA_361_x.2, whole genome shotgun sequence genome encodes these proteins:
- the LOC131263465 gene encoding peptidoglycan-recognition protein LA-like codes for MKLLLKIHNKERHSPTVAASTAVTLFQRKRKYYHRRVSNSSSYPLPANNSAPASSHASSLLASPSSSSSSSSPSSATGASASAPLSPSGANSPAQSMHAYEGESSLTIGGSASPFSNYRESSSCPIERRPLLRNSQFQSSGRSFASVSRSGRNNQNRGLPSNEPTTLRQERYFIYGALIFFAIVGFSTAIYFIVNQAQSADGMKQPRDILFGENYNPRTIPTLGNSHMIIDRNNWGTQDDVQAPVRLERPVPYVLVTHVGAKNKNCTDIYQCSNKMRILQDAAIGERYLPDIPSNFYIGGDGNIYVGRGWDIANSYHNRTISICFMGDYNVYAPLESQLSALQHLLTYGVVKDVLSKDFRLVARRQTKNTTKSPGDQLYPRIVQLSRWNPCGTQSYMHCGAELGFPSLWDDEKLYNERNGRVNPLISQRKEEE; via the exons ATGAAACTGCTGCTAAAAATCCACAACAAAGAACGCCACTCGCCGACCGTGGCGGCCTCGACGGCGGTTACGCTGTTCCAGCGGAAGCGTAAATATTACCACCGTAGAGTTTCGAACTCATCCTCGTACCCTCTGCCTGCCAACAACTCCGCCCCGGCTAGCTCCCACGCATCCAGCCTGCtcgcatcaccatcatcatcatcatcatcttcgtcaCCCTCGTCGGCGACTGGAGCATCTGCGTCGGCACCTTTATCTCCATCGGGGGCCAATTCCCCAGCGCAGTCGATGCATGCGTACGAAGGGGAATCTTCCCTGACGATCGGAGGAAGTGCATCACCATTTTCCAACTATCGGGAGTCCTCCAGCTGTCCCATCGAGCGACGGCCGCTGCTACGGAATTCCCAATTCCAGTCATCAGGCCGCAGTTTCGCTAGTGTCTCCCGAT CTGGCCGTAACAACCAGAACCGAGGATTGCCATCGAACGAACCGACGACCCTGCGCCAGGAGCGCTACTTTATTTACGGCGCCCTGATCTTCTTCGCAATCGTCGGATTCTCCACCGCGATCTACTTCATCGTCAACCAGGCCCAGAGTGCCGACGGCATGAAGCAACCACGGGACATTCTGTTCGGAGAAAACTACAACCCTCGAACGA TTCCCACGCTCGGCAACAGCCACATGATCATCGACCGGAACAACTGGGGCACGCAAGACGATGTGCAGGCGCCGGTCCGACTGGAGCGTCCAGTGCCGTACGTGCTGGTGACGCATGTTGGCGCAAAGAACAAAAACTGCACCGATATTTACCAGTGCTCCAACAAGATGCGCATTCTACAGGACGCGGCAATCGGCGAACGATACCTGCCGGATATACCGAGTAATTTCTAC ATCGGTGGCGATGGCAACATCTACGTTGGCCGTGGCTGGGACATTGCCAACTCCTATCACAACCGAACGATATCCATCTGCTTCATGGGAGACTACAACGTTTACGCGCCACTCGAGTCACAGCTCTCCGCCCTACAGCACCTTCTCACGTACGGCGTGGTCAAGGATGTCCTCTCGAAGGACTTTAGGCTCGTTGCTCGCCGACAG ACCAAAAACACCACCAAGAGTCCAGGAGACCAACTGTACCCCAGGATCGTGCAACTATCACGCTGGAATCCGTGCGGCACGCAATCGTACATGCACTGCGGTGCCGAGCTTGGTTTTCCGAGCCTTTGGGACGACGAAAAGCTATACAACGAGCGTAATGGACGCGTAAACCCTTTAATCTCCCAACGAAAAGAGGAAGAGTAA
- the LOC131264860 gene encoding peptidoglycan-recognition protein LA-like: MFNKFIMLIIISDGNNNQNNLLLPNTAKEMQYERYIVYGVILLFVVAGLLVVFFYVYQTYQANQTARANEEILFGNNFISKSIPNLGNGHMIIDRSNWGAQQNIRGPYDLTHPIPYVLITHVGVHAKNCTNVHMCSIKMRTLQDAAIAEKSLRDIPSNFYLGGDGNVYVGRGWDTANAYANKSLAVCFMGDYGRYEPNKLQFSALDHLLTYGEKNDLLTKDYKIVAHRQTQTTRSPGIMLYEKITQLSRWNPCGLPEKEKCGHEIGLPEIWRQEYILQATTVPGATTTEVSSTTSAKSETSD; the protein is encoded by the exons atgtttaacaaatttattatGCTTATTATCATTTCAGATGGAAATAACAACCAGAACAACCTGCTGCTACCAAACACTGCAAAGGAGATGCAATACGAACGGTACATCGTGTACGGAGTAATTCTTCTATTCGTAGTGGCAGGATTGCTTGTTGTGTTCTTCTACGTTTACCAAACCTACCAAGCCAACCAAACTGCACGCGCCAATGAGGAGATACTTTTCGGCAACAACTTCATTTCGAAATCGA TTCCAAACCTTGGTAACGGGCACATGATAATCGATCGGAGCAACTGGGGAGCCCAGCAGAACATACGGGGACCGTACGATCTGACCCATCCCATTCCGTACGTGCTCATAACGCACGTCGGGGTGCACGCGAAGAACTGCACCAACGTGCACATGTGCTCGATCAAGATGCGAACGCTGCAGGACGCTGCCATCGCTGAGAAAAGTCTGAGGGATATTCCCAGTAATTTTTAC CTCGGAGGTGATGGAAACGTCTACGTCGGTCGGGGCTGGGACACGGCGAATGCGTACGCCAACAAATCGCTGGCCGTCTGCTTCATGGGCGATTACGGGCGGTACGAACCGAACAAGCTGCAGTTTTCCGCCTTAGACCATCTTCTAACGTACGGCGAAAAGAATGATCTTCTAACGAAGGACTATAAAATCGTCGCCCATCGGCAG ACGCAAACCACGCGCAGCCCTGGAATAATGCTGTACGAAAAGATCACCCAGCTGTCTCGGTGGAATCCATGTGGGTTGCCTGAGAAGGAAAAGTGTGGCCACGAGATTGGCCTACCGGAAATCTGGCGCCAAGAGTACATACTGCAGGCGACTACCGTACCTGGAGCAACGACCACTGAGGTCAGCAGCACAACTAGTGCGAAAAGTGAAACATCAGATTAG